Proteins from a genomic interval of Phenylobacterium sp. LH3H17:
- a CDS encoding GFA family protein — protein sequence MPRGSCHCGAVRFQVDAEIVELTTCDCSLCVKKNAVMAKVHESALTVLAGEEFLSLYRWNTRRAKHYFCSRCGIYTFHRKRAAPDHYGVNVFCLDGFDASTIPVVETEGVGMSVVPEGARAEWPGPREA from the coding sequence ATGCCGCGCGGGTCCTGCCACTGCGGCGCGGTTCGCTTCCAGGTCGACGCCGAGATCGTGGAGCTGACCACCTGCGACTGTTCGCTGTGCGTCAAGAAGAACGCCGTCATGGCCAAGGTGCATGAAAGCGCCCTGACCGTTCTGGCCGGCGAGGAGTTCCTGTCGCTCTATCGATGGAACACGCGGCGGGCGAAGCACTACTTCTGCAGTCGCTGCGGGATCTACACCTTCCATCGCAAGCGCGCGGCCCCCGACCACTACGGGGTCAACGTCTTCTGCCTCGACGGATTCGACGCCAGCACCATCCCAGTGGTGGAGACGGAGGGCGTCGGGATGAGCGTCGTGCCGGAAGGTGCGCGGGCCGAGTGGCCCGGCCCGCGGGAGGCCTAG
- a CDS encoding winged helix-turn-helix domain-containing protein, whose translation MEKISAREARRIALAAQGFADRRPAAPGKRHVLKTIDRLGVLQIDSVNVVSRTHYLPLFSRLGAYPRPLLDEVAWGKNPALIEYWAHEASLLPAATHPLFRWRMDDAREGVGTWTGIARFLRTHPEFIDRVLNEIETRGPMPASELELGAKGAKGWWGWSEGKRALECLFWIGDLTAATRRGTFERVYGIAEKVLPKAVRETPTPDREDAQRELIRIAARAQGVATERDLRDYFRMGVADTKARIAELVEAGDLVAVTVKAWGQPAYLAPAARRPRKVTANALLSPFDNLIWFRERTERLFDVRVRLEIYTPAHKRVHGYYVLPFLQGEAITARVDLKAERKTGVLVVQSAHYEPGSNAQTPGLLAQELRLMAGWLGLDDIQVQPRGELAGALKAALT comes from the coding sequence GTGGAAAAAATTTCGGCCCGGGAGGCCCGACGCATCGCGCTGGCCGCCCAGGGTTTCGCCGACCGGCGCCCCGCCGCGCCGGGCAAGCGCCATGTCCTGAAGACCATAGATCGCCTCGGCGTGTTGCAGATCGACTCGGTCAATGTGGTGTCCCGCACCCATTACCTGCCGCTGTTCTCGCGCCTGGGCGCCTATCCGCGGCCCCTGCTGGACGAGGTCGCGTGGGGTAAGAATCCCGCCCTGATCGAGTACTGGGCCCATGAGGCCTCGCTGCTGCCGGCGGCCACCCATCCCCTGTTCCGTTGGCGGATGGACGACGCCCGGGAGGGCGTCGGGACCTGGACGGGGATCGCGCGGTTCCTGCGGACCCACCCGGAGTTCATCGACCGGGTGCTGAACGAGATCGAGACCCGCGGGCCGATGCCGGCCTCGGAACTGGAGCTCGGCGCCAAGGGCGCCAAGGGCTGGTGGGGCTGGAGCGAGGGCAAGCGGGCGCTGGAGTGCCTGTTCTGGATCGGCGACCTGACGGCGGCTACCCGGCGCGGGACCTTCGAGCGGGTCTACGGGATCGCCGAGAAGGTGCTGCCCAAGGCGGTCCGCGAGACTCCGACGCCGGACCGCGAAGACGCCCAGCGTGAGCTGATCCGCATCGCCGCCCGCGCTCAGGGCGTGGCCACCGAGCGCGACCTGCGCGACTATTTCCGCATGGGGGTCGCCGACACCAAGGCGCGCATCGCCGAGCTGGTGGAGGCGGGCGACCTGGTCGCCGTCACCGTCAAGGCCTGGGGCCAGCCCGCCTATCTCGCCCCCGCCGCGCGGCGGCCGCGGAAGGTCACCGCCAACGCCCTGCTCTCGCCCTTCGACAACCTGATCTGGTTCCGCGAGCGCACCGAGCGGCTGTTCGACGTGCGCGTCCGGCTGGAGATCTACACCCCGGCTCACAAGCGGGTGCACGGCTACTACGTCCTGCCCTTCCTGCAGGGCGAGGCGATCACCGCCCGGGTCGATCTGAAAGCCGAGCGCAAGACGGGGGTGCTGGTGGTGCAGTCGGCTCATTACGAACCGGGATCGAACGCGCAGACTCCGGGCCTGCTGGCCCAGGAGCTCCGACTGATGGCGGGTTGGCTGGGGCTGGACGACATCCAGGTCCAGCCCAGGGGCGAACTGGCCGGGGCGCTGAAGGCGGCCCTGACCTAG
- a CDS encoding rubredoxin, producing MSEPFKVWQCRTCGYLYQEEFGDPAEGLAPGTRWKDLPDSWICPLCGTPKADFDMVEL from the coding sequence ATGTCCGAACCCTTCAAGGTCTGGCAGTGCCGCACCTGCGGCTATCTCTATCAGGAGGAGTTCGGCGACCCGGCCGAGGGCCTGGCGCCGGGCACGCGCTGGAAGGACCTGCCCGACAGCTGGATATGTCCCCTGTGCGGCACGCCGAAGGCCGACTTCGACATGGTGGAGCTCTAG
- a CDS encoding cytochrome P450, producing MTIPSDIAQTIVDPRAYADGKRVDDAFAWLRREAPLDRAQPEGFDPFWVVTRHADILEVERQNELFHNGDRSTVLTTIDADRKVREMMGGSPHLVRSLVQMDNPDHMAYRRLTQGSFVPQNLRALESRIREIAKGFVDRMASHGGQCDFARDVAFLYPLHVIMEVIGVPESDEPRMLKLTQELFGSADPDLNRTGEEIQTTNAGVDTIQSVVMDFMLYFNAITEDRRANPRADLASVIANGKIDGQPLGHLEAMSYYIIAATAGHDTTSSTVSGALWALAENPEQFAKLKANPALIPGLIEESIRWVTPVKHFMRTATADAEVAGRKMAKGDWLMLSYPSGNRDEAVFADPFKFDVERTPNKHVAFGYGAHVCLGQHLARMEMRILWEELFARLESVELDGTPRNMSASFVCGPKSVPIRFKMH from the coding sequence ATGACCATTCCGTCCGATATCGCCCAGACCATTGTCGATCCCCGCGCCTACGCCGACGGCAAGCGGGTGGACGACGCCTTCGCCTGGCTTCGGCGGGAAGCGCCATTGGATCGGGCCCAACCCGAGGGCTTCGATCCCTTCTGGGTGGTCACCCGTCACGCCGACATCCTCGAGGTGGAGCGGCAGAACGAGCTGTTCCACAACGGCGACCGCTCCACCGTTCTCACGACCATCGACGCCGACCGGAAGGTTCGCGAGATGATGGGCGGCAGCCCCCACTTGGTGCGGTCGCTGGTGCAGATGGACAACCCCGACCACATGGCCTACCGGCGCCTGACCCAGGGTTCGTTCGTGCCGCAGAACCTCCGGGCCCTGGAGTCGCGGATCCGCGAGATCGCCAAGGGCTTCGTCGACCGGATGGCGTCGCATGGCGGCCAGTGCGACTTCGCCCGGGACGTGGCCTTCCTCTATCCGCTGCATGTGATCATGGAGGTGATCGGGGTGCCGGAGTCCGACGAGCCGCGGATGCTGAAGCTCACCCAGGAATTGTTCGGCAGCGCAGACCCCGACCTCAATCGGACCGGCGAGGAGATCCAGACCACCAACGCCGGCGTCGACACCATCCAGTCGGTGGTCATGGACTTCATGCTGTATTTCAACGCCATCACCGAGGATCGCCGGGCCAATCCGCGCGCGGACCTCGCCAGCGTCATCGCCAACGGCAAGATCGACGGCCAACCGCTCGGCCACCTGGAGGCCATGAGCTACTACATCATCGCGGCGACCGCCGGCCACGACACCACGTCGTCGACGGTGTCGGGCGCCCTGTGGGCCCTGGCCGAGAACCCCGAACAGTTCGCCAAGTTGAAGGCCAATCCCGCCCTCATCCCCGGCCTGATCGAGGAGTCGATCCGCTGGGTCACGCCGGTGAAGCACTTCATGCGCACGGCCACCGCCGACGCCGAGGTCGCCGGCCGCAAGATGGCCAAGGGCGACTGGCTGATGTTGTCCTATCCGTCGGGCAACCGCGACGAGGCGGTGTTCGCCGATCCCTTCAAGTTCGACGTCGAGCGGACACCCAACAAGCATGTGGCGTTCGGATACGGCGCCCATGTGTGCCTGGGCCAGCACCTGGCGCGGATGGAGATGCGGATCCTGTGGGAGGAACTGTTCGCGCGGCTGGAGTCGGTGGAGCTGGACGGGACGCCCCGCAACATGTCCGCCAGTTTCGTTTGCGGTCCCAAGTCGGTTCCCATCCGCTTCAAGATGCATTGA
- a CDS encoding glutamate--cysteine ligase, whose product MADVVTDDRPLAVEDILDWFEAGSKPADQWRVGAEHEKFVFRLGAHEPVPYAGPAGIQALLNGMTRFGWKGVYEGDNIIALERGKANVSLEPGGQFELSGAPLETMHDICEETGVHLQEVKTVADELGLGFLGLGFTPIWRREDVPIMPKGRYKIMREYMPKVGNLGLDMMFRTCTVQANLDFGSEADMVAKFRTSLALQPICTALFANSPFIEGKPSGFLSARANVWTDTDPDRTGMLDFVFADGFGFETYAQYALDVPMYFAKREGKYVDLAGKSFRKFMAGELAELPGDRPSLKDWADHTTTAFPEVRLKQYLEMRGADSGPWSRLCALPALWTGIFYDQAALAAAWDLCKDWQVEDHERLRADVARLGLKAQVGGRSVQDVARDMVAIARQGLKNRNRLSGGMVDETGYLTELEEIADSGITPAERLLELYNGRWKGDASKVFEEFAY is encoded by the coding sequence ATGGCCGACGTCGTGACGGACGACCGACCCCTCGCGGTTGAGGATATCCTGGACTGGTTCGAGGCCGGCTCGAAGCCGGCCGACCAGTGGCGCGTGGGCGCCGAGCACGAGAAGTTCGTCTTCCGCCTGGGCGCGCACGAGCCGGTCCCCTACGCGGGCCCCGCGGGCATCCAGGCCCTGCTGAACGGCATGACGCGCTTCGGCTGGAAGGGCGTCTACGAGGGCGACAACATCATCGCCCTCGAACGGGGCAAGGCCAATGTCAGCCTTGAGCCCGGGGGCCAGTTCGAGCTGTCTGGCGCCCCGCTCGAGACCATGCACGACATCTGCGAGGAGACTGGCGTCCACCTCCAGGAGGTCAAGACCGTCGCCGACGAGCTGGGCCTGGGCTTCCTGGGCCTCGGCTTCACGCCGATCTGGCGGCGCGAGGACGTGCCGATCATGCCCAAGGGCCGCTACAAGATCATGCGGGAATACATGCCCAAGGTCGGCAATCTGGGCCTCGACATGATGTTCCGCACCTGCACGGTGCAGGCCAATCTCGATTTCGGCTCCGAGGCCGACATGGTGGCCAAGTTCCGCACAAGCCTGGCCCTGCAGCCGATATGTACGGCCCTGTTCGCCAATTCCCCCTTCATCGAGGGCAAGCCGTCGGGCTTCCTCTCGGCCCGCGCCAACGTCTGGACCGACACCGATCCCGACCGCACCGGCATGCTGGACTTCGTCTTCGCCGACGGCTTCGGCTTCGAGACCTACGCCCAGTACGCCCTCGACGTGCCGATGTACTTCGCCAAGCGCGAAGGGAAATATGTGGACCTCGCCGGCAAGTCCTTCCGCAAGTTCATGGCCGGCGAGCTGGCCGAGCTGCCCGGCGACCGGCCGAGCCTCAAGGACTGGGCCGACCATACCACCACCGCCTTCCCCGAGGTGCGGCTCAAGCAGTACCTGGAGATGCGCGGCGCTGATTCCGGGCCCTGGAGCCGCCTGTGCGCCCTGCCGGCCCTCTGGACCGGCATCTTCTACGACCAGGCGGCGCTCGCCGCGGCCTGGGACCTTTGCAAGGACTGGCAGGTCGAGGACCACGAGCGCCTGCGCGCCGACGTCGCGCGGCTGGGCCTGAAGGCGCAGGTCGGCGGCCGGAGCGTCCAGGACGTGGCCAGGGACATGGTCGCCATCGCGCGCCAGGGTCTGAAGAACCGCAACCGCCTGAGTGGCGGCATGGTCGACGAAACGGGCTATCTGACCGAGCTGGAGGAGATCGCCGACAGTGGGATCACCCCCGCCGAGCGGCTTCTCGAACTCTACAACGGCCGCTGGAAGGGCGACGCGAGCAAGGTCTTCGAAGAGTTCGCCTACTGA
- a CDS encoding TonB-dependent siderophore receptor, with protein sequence MIRHVALASTALASALVFAAPAAAQDAQPTPPAPAGGQTEGVIRYPPEFFAASLAANAWEMLLRLPGFTLDTGDTIRGFEGGGGNALVDGQRPTSKTDPLDELLRRIPTGQIERVELIRGGAPGIDMQGRSVVANIVKKQGGGFQGLWAVALNHVYDGRDLHGVRLELSGGKDGRNWETSARYGFGADDGAGEGPGLIVSPTGAVLQQSEIDQEGTVANKTLTGAYETPLLGGKARVNARAFWEKFKFEEDNHILAPLGALDANDEVNKRLDTEIGGRFTRDFGAKTSLELVGLRQDKDIDLRGDFTGRSGSEIFTLNRQTSETIARGVLKLRPNPELSLEAGGEGAFNALDSLTGYVANGVPVTLPSANVRVEETRGQVFGKAVWQPVKAWTLEGVLRYEGSSISSEGDTSLEKTLYFAKPRFAATWAPTATTQVRFRFERVVGQLNFDDFVASSNLGTGVIVAGNPDLEPEQAWVTEAGIEQRFWTDGVISITLRHSAISDVIDRAPVFAADGGAFDAKANIGDATKDELILGLTIPFDRLGAKGLQLKGEATWRESEVRDPATGRDREISNLHPIDWEATLSHELPALKVNWGVDVYGAWRETAYKTSSIETRKLKTYVRPFAEWRARPDITIRAELPNITSRGFRYTRYDYAGPRGTSPLAQVEDRDIQFGRMYYVRVRKTFGV encoded by the coding sequence ATGATCCGTCACGTCGCTCTGGCGTCCACCGCCTTGGCCTCGGCCCTCGTATTCGCCGCGCCGGCCGCCGCCCAGGACGCCCAGCCGACGCCGCCCGCGCCCGCGGGCGGACAGACCGAGGGCGTCATCCGCTACCCGCCCGAATTCTTCGCCGCCAGCCTGGCCGCCAACGCCTGGGAGATGCTGTTGCGCCTGCCCGGCTTCACCCTCGACACCGGCGATACGATCCGTGGCTTCGAGGGCGGCGGCGGCAACGCCCTGGTCGACGGCCAGCGTCCGACCAGCAAGACCGACCCCTTGGATGAACTGCTGCGGCGGATTCCGACCGGCCAGATCGAGCGCGTCGAACTGATCCGCGGCGGGGCGCCGGGCATCGACATGCAGGGCCGCTCGGTGGTGGCCAATATCGTCAAGAAGCAGGGCGGCGGATTCCAGGGCCTGTGGGCCGTGGCCTTGAACCACGTCTATGACGGCCGCGACCTGCACGGCGTCCGCCTGGAGCTGTCGGGTGGCAAGGACGGCCGCAACTGGGAGACCTCGGCGCGCTACGGCTTTGGCGCGGACGACGGCGCCGGAGAGGGCCCGGGCCTCATCGTGAGCCCCACCGGCGCGGTGCTGCAACAATCCGAGATCGACCAGGAAGGTACGGTCGCGAACAAGACCCTGACCGGCGCCTACGAGACGCCGTTGCTGGGCGGCAAGGCCCGCGTGAACGCCCGCGCCTTCTGGGAGAAGTTCAAGTTCGAGGAGGACAACCACATCCTCGCCCCCCTAGGCGCGCTGGACGCCAATGACGAGGTCAACAAGCGGCTCGACACCGAGATCGGCGGCCGGTTCACCCGTGACTTCGGCGCCAAGACCTCGCTGGAGCTGGTGGGGCTCCGGCAGGACAAGGACATTGACCTGCGCGGCGACTTCACCGGGCGGTCGGGGTCGGAGATCTTCACGCTCAACCGCCAGACCTCGGAAACGATCGCCCGCGGGGTCCTCAAGCTGCGCCCCAACCCCGAACTCTCGCTGGAGGCGGGCGGCGAAGGCGCCTTCAACGCCCTGGACAGTCTCACCGGATACGTCGCCAACGGCGTGCCGGTCACCCTGCCGTCCGCCAATGTGCGGGTCGAGGAGACCCGGGGTCAGGTGTTCGGCAAGGCGGTGTGGCAGCCCGTCAAGGCCTGGACGCTGGAAGGGGTGCTTCGCTACGAAGGCTCGTCGATCTCCTCGGAAGGCGACACCAGCCTCGAGAAGACCCTCTATTTCGCCAAGCCCCGATTCGCCGCCACCTGGGCGCCCACCGCCACCACCCAGGTCCGCTTTCGCTTCGAGCGCGTGGTCGGCCAGTTGAACTTCGATGACTTCGTCGCCTCGTCCAACCTGGGCACGGGCGTCATAGTAGCCGGCAATCCCGACCTCGAGCCGGAACAGGCCTGGGTGACGGAGGCCGGGATCGAGCAGCGATTCTGGACCGATGGGGTGATCTCCATCACCCTGCGCCACTCGGCCATCAGCGACGTCATCGACCGCGCGCCGGTGTTCGCGGCGGACGGGGGCGCATTCGACGCCAAGGCGAATATCGGCGACGCCACCAAGGATGAGCTGATCCTGGGCCTGACGATCCCCTTCGACCGTCTGGGCGCCAAGGGGCTGCAGCTCAAGGGTGAGGCGACCTGGCGCGAATCCGAGGTGCGCGACCCGGCGACGGGCCGCGATCGCGAGATTTCCAACCTCCATCCCATCGATTGGGAAGCGACGCTCTCGCACGAGCTGCCGGCCCTGAAGGTGAACTGGGGGGTCGACGTCTACGGCGCGTGGCGCGAGACGGCGTACAAGACCAGCTCGATCGAGACGCGCAAGCTCAAGACCTACGTACGGCCGTTCGCCGAGTGGAGGGCCCGACCCGACATCACCATTCGCGCCGAGCTGCCGAACATCACCTCGCGGGGCTTCCGCTACACCCGCTACGACTATGCCGGTCCGCGCGGAACCAGTCCGCTGGCGCAGGTCGAGGATCGGGATATCCAGTTCGGCCGCATGTACTATGTCCGCGTCCGGAAGACCTTCGGCGTTTGA
- a CDS encoding DUF427 domain-containing protein: MKIPGPDHSITITPGATRWRAMFDNHVIADSGDALVLCEAGCAPVVYFPRGDVSMEYFSRTDRTTYCPYKGDAAYYTILMDGHLAENAVWTYEEPYPAMEQIRGRLAFYPDKVDVYAVEDDTVDPAHHNTKAIDEVIQHTDSGSGSSQKTHWPPSEDVPRP; encoded by the coding sequence ATGAAAATTCCCGGCCCGGACCATTCGATCACCATAACCCCCGGCGCGACCCGGTGGCGCGCGATGTTCGATAACCACGTGATCGCCGACAGCGGCGACGCCCTGGTCCTTTGCGAGGCCGGTTGCGCGCCGGTGGTCTACTTCCCGCGGGGCGACGTCTCGATGGAATATTTCTCCAGGACCGACCGCACGACCTACTGCCCGTACAAGGGCGACGCGGCCTACTACACGATCCTCATGGACGGCCATCTCGCCGAGAACGCGGTCTGGACCTACGAGGAACCCTACCCGGCCATGGAGCAGATCCGCGGGCGGCTTGCCTTCTATCCGGACAAGGTCGACGTCTATGCGGTCGAAGACGACACCGTCGATCCGGCCCACCATAACACCAAGGCCATCGACGAGGTGATTCAGCACACCGACTCCGGCTCGGGCTCCAGCCAGAAGACCCACTGGCCGCCGAGCGAGGACGTACCGCGTCCCTAG
- the ppk2 gene encoding polyphosphate kinase 2, with the protein MAKLDNEAYEAELTALQLALVRYQQAAMESGDKVLIILEGRDAAGKDGAIKRMIEHLSIRYTRAIALPKPTEVERSQWYFQRYVQYLPAAGQIIIFNRSWYNRAGVEKVMGFSTSEEQEIFLRDVPHFEEMLVESGIKLVKLWLDISREEQAERLKARREDPLKALKTSPLDDVAQEKWDDYSAARDEMLTRTHNAAAPWRCVVTDKKKVARLNIMRHVIHAIAPASIAKSVAKPDPEILFPFEIAAIFDGRLNR; encoded by the coding sequence ATGGCGAAGCTCGACAACGAGGCCTATGAGGCCGAACTCACCGCCCTGCAATTGGCCTTGGTCCGCTACCAGCAGGCCGCCATGGAGAGTGGCGACAAGGTGCTGATCATCCTCGAAGGCCGCGATGCGGCGGGCAAGGACGGCGCCATCAAGCGCATGATCGAGCACCTCTCGATCCGGTACACCCGGGCCATCGCCCTGCCGAAGCCGACCGAGGTCGAGCGCAGCCAGTGGTATTTCCAGCGCTACGTGCAGTACCTGCCGGCGGCGGGCCAGATCATCATCTTCAACCGCTCCTGGTACAACCGGGCTGGCGTGGAAAAGGTGATGGGGTTCTCCACCTCCGAGGAGCAGGAGATCTTCCTGCGCGACGTCCCGCACTTCGAGGAGATGCTGGTCGAGAGCGGGATCAAGCTCGTGAAGCTATGGCTCGACATCAGCCGCGAGGAGCAGGCCGAACGGCTGAAGGCGCGACGTGAAGATCCGTTGAAGGCCCTGAAGACCAGTCCCCTCGACGATGTCGCCCAGGAGAAGTGGGACGACTACAGCGCGGCTCGCGACGAGATGCTGACCCGCACCCACAACGCCGCCGCGCCCTGGCGGTGCGTGGTGACCGACAAGAAGAAGGTCGCGCGCCTCAACATCATGCGCCACGTGATCCACGCCATCGCCCCCGCGAGTATCGCCAAGAGCGTCGCCAAGCCCGATCCGGAAATCTTGTTTCCCTTCGAGATCGCCGCCATCTTCGATGGCCGGCTGAACAGGTAG
- a CDS encoding 16S rRNA (uracil(1498)-N(3))-methyltransferase, giving the protein MIRLFVATDLAQGQALALDSGQSRYLTAVMRRVVGDQVLVFNGRDGEWRGAIEVSGKRGAILRLQAQERPQALGPDLDLLVAVVKRTRVETIVEKAAELGARRVRLVITERTNAERSRIDRLQVIAAEAAEQTGRMDVPQILEPVKLAKLLADWHAPRRLLFCDEAGDAKPVLAALDGAPPAPWAILIGPEGGFSPAERETLRGLPYATPATLGPRILRADTAAISALTLWQAAQGDWI; this is encoded by the coding sequence ATGATCCGCTTGTTCGTTGCCACAGACCTCGCCCAGGGCCAGGCGCTCGCCCTGGACTCCGGCCAGAGCCGTTACCTCACCGCGGTGATGCGCCGCGTCGTGGGCGACCAGGTGCTGGTGTTCAACGGCCGCGACGGCGAGTGGCGAGGGGCCATCGAGGTCTCGGGCAAGCGTGGCGCGATCCTGCGGCTCCAGGCCCAGGAGCGGCCCCAGGCCCTGGGGCCGGACCTCGACCTGCTCGTCGCGGTGGTCAAGCGCACGCGGGTGGAGACCATCGTCGAGAAGGCCGCCGAGTTGGGCGCCCGGCGCGTCCGGCTGGTGATCACCGAACGCACCAACGCCGAGCGCTCGCGGATCGATCGCCTGCAGGTCATCGCCGCCGAGGCCGCCGAGCAGACTGGCCGCATGGATGTGCCGCAGATCCTGGAACCCGTGAAGCTCGCCAAGCTGCTGGCCGATTGGCACGCGCCGCGGCGGCTGTTGTTCTGCGACGAGGCGGGCGACGCCAAGCCGGTGCTGGCGGCCCTGGACGGCGCGCCGCCGGCGCCCTGGGCCATACTGATAGGACCCGAGGGCGGCTTCTCGCCGGCGGAGCGCGAGACCTTGCGCGGCTTGCCTTACGCCACGCCCGCCACCCTGGGGCCCCGGATCCTGCGGGCCGATACCGCGGCCATCAGCGCGCTCACCCTGTGGCAGGCGGCCCAGGGCGACTGGATCTAA
- a CDS encoding peptide MFS transporter has protein sequence MNIVILLGILVTLATGIPVLLQLLKTHPKGLMILFFAEMWERFSYYGMRGILIFYLTQHLLFDDEAAGAQYGSYTSLVYLLPLIGGLLADRYLGTRKAVAFGALLLVAGHMTMAVEGNPTSQNLVYQGQSYAVAAEGRMESRSVKLMVGDKAYDFGPAASGGLEIKNLDAGAPLPAVLPAGSYTMEKKSDPMGVNAFYLAVSLIIMGVGFLKPNISTIVGQLYPQGDPRRDSGFTLYYYGINLGAFWAAVLCGLLGQNVGWWAGFGLAGVGMALGWVVFVLGKPLLQGKGEPPNPERLKEPFVGPINREWLIYLAGILGVIPIWLLVQRNDLVGWGLTLSTLASLAFIVWFIVKKCDKVERERMMLAMVLIFGAVVFFTLFEQAGTSLNLFASRNVDLAITTQATSFLGLPMGSADQLAAAGIQPANWWSWIDTGIGAAQTQSFNAGFILIFAPIFAVMWTWLGKRGKVLDPTFTFGLGLIQVGLGFLVVVWAASAGMVDSAYRMPLIMLGMLYLLHTTGELFLSPVGLSEITKLSVASIVSFMMAVWFLSSSIAQLVGGRIAGLMGTETVGGQVLDPGAALATSLDGFNKLGWVGVACGVVFVAASFFIRHWAHGAGVNKHPEL, from the coding sequence ATGAATATCGTTATCCTGCTGGGGATCCTCGTCACGTTGGCGACGGGGATTCCGGTGCTGCTGCAGTTGCTGAAGACCCACCCGAAAGGGTTGATGATCCTGTTTTTCGCCGAGATGTGGGAGCGGTTCTCCTACTACGGGATGCGCGGCATCCTCATCTTCTACCTCACCCAGCACCTGCTGTTCGACGATGAGGCCGCGGGCGCCCAGTACGGGTCCTATACGAGCCTGGTCTATCTTCTGCCGCTGATCGGCGGCCTGCTGGCCGACCGCTACCTGGGAACCCGCAAGGCCGTCGCCTTCGGCGCCCTGCTGCTGGTCGCCGGCCACATGACCATGGCGGTCGAAGGCAATCCGACCAGCCAGAACCTGGTCTACCAGGGCCAGAGCTATGCCGTGGCGGCCGAGGGCCGCATGGAATCGCGCTCGGTCAAGCTGATGGTGGGCGACAAGGCCTATGACTTCGGACCGGCCGCCAGCGGCGGACTGGAGATCAAGAACCTCGACGCCGGCGCGCCCTTGCCGGCGGTCCTGCCGGCGGGCAGCTACACCATGGAGAAGAAGAGCGACCCGATGGGGGTCAACGCCTTCTACCTGGCGGTCTCGCTGATCATCATGGGCGTCGGCTTCCTGAAGCCCAACATCTCCACCATCGTCGGCCAGCTCTATCCGCAGGGCGACCCGAGGCGGGATTCCGGTTTCACCCTCTACTATTACGGCATCAACCTCGGGGCCTTCTGGGCCGCGGTGTTGTGCGGCCTTCTGGGCCAGAACGTCGGCTGGTGGGCGGGCTTCGGCCTGGCCGGGGTCGGCATGGCGCTGGGCTGGGTGGTCTTCGTCCTCGGCAAGCCCCTGCTGCAGGGCAAGGGCGAGCCGCCGAATCCGGAGCGCCTTAAGGAGCCCTTCGTCGGCCCGATCAACCGCGAATGGCTGATCTATCTGGCCGGCATCCTGGGCGTCATCCCGATCTGGCTGCTGGTCCAGCGCAACGACCTGGTGGGCTGGGGCCTGACCCTCTCGACCCTGGCGTCGCTGGCCTTCATCGTCTGGTTCATCGTCAAGAAGTGCGACAAGGTCGAACGCGAGCGGATGATGCTCGCCATGGTGCTGATCTTCGGCGCGGTGGTGTTCTTCACCCTGTTCGAGCAGGCCGGCACCTCGCTCAACCTGTTCGCGTCGCGCAACGTCGACCTAGCGATCACCACCCAGGCCACCAGCTTCCTGGGGCTGCCGATGGGCAGCGCCGACCAGCTCGCCGCCGCCGGCATCCAGCCCGCCAACTGGTGGTCCTGGATCGACACGGGCATCGGGGCGGCCCAGACCCAGTCGTTCAACGCCGGCTTCATCCTCATCTTCGCGCCGATCTTCGCGGTGATGTGGACGTGGCTCGGCAAGCGCGGGAAGGTCCTGGATCCGACCTTCACCTTCGGACTGGGCCTGATCCAGGTGGGCCTCGGCTTCCTGGTCGTGGTCTGGGCGGCGAGCGCCGGGATGGTCGACTCGGCCTATCGCATGCCGTTGATCATGCTGGGCATGCTCTACCTGCTGCACACCACGGGCGAGCTCTTCCTGTCGCCGGTGGGCCTGTCGGAGATCACCAAGCTCTCCGTCGCCTCCATCGTCTCGTTCATGATGGCGGTCTGGTTCCTGTCGTCCTCCATCGCCCAGCTCGTGGGCGGCCGGATCGCGGGTCTCATGGGAACCGAGACCGTCGGCGGCCAGGTGCTGGACCCAGGCGCGGCGCTCGCGACCTCGCTGGACGGCTTCAACAAGCTGGGCTGGGTGGGTGTAGCCTGCGGCGTCGTCTTCGTGGCCGCCAGCTTCTTCATCCGGCACTGGGCGCACGGGGCCGGGGTCAACAAGCACCCCGAGCTGTAA